Proteins from a genomic interval of Nostoc sp. TCL240-02:
- a CDS encoding GrpB family protein — MDEVNIVEYDPRWQTLFAQEAERLWQALGNDLVVEIEHIGSTAVPGMAAKPIIDIMLRVRSLVDAKSAIPILEFLGYVYWYEDPRPGRMFFVKGMPPYRKQRTHHVHIVEIDSEFWERKLFCNYLRRHPEEARRYEALKRNLAASFRSDREAYTNGKNDYIQAVMAKARCEEIEKNE; from the coding sequence ATGGATGAAGTAAATATAGTTGAATATGATCCACGGTGGCAGACTTTGTTTGCACAAGAAGCCGAGCGTCTTTGGCAGGCACTAGGCAATGACTTAGTTGTGGAAATTGAACATATTGGTAGTACGGCAGTACCAGGAATGGCAGCAAAACCAATTATTGACATCATGCTAAGAGTACGTTCCTTAGTAGATGCGAAATCTGCTATTCCGATATTAGAATTTTTGGGATACGTTTATTGGTATGAAGACCCGCGTCCTGGACGGATGTTTTTTGTGAAAGGAATGCCACCATACAGAAAGCAACGGACTCATCATGTTCACATAGTCGAGATTGACAGCGAATTTTGGGAACGCAAGCTATTTTGCAACTATCTGAGAAGGCATCCTGAAGAGGCGAGACGATATGAGGCTTTAAAACGCAATTTGGCGGCAAGTTTTCGGAGCGATCGTGAGGCTTATACCAATGGTAAAAATGATTATATCCAAGCTGTGATGGCAAAAGCACGGTGTGAGGAGATTGAGAAAAACGAGTGA
- the rpmI gene encoding 50S ribosomal protein L35, with protein sequence MPKLKTRKAAAKRFRATGTGKIVRRKAGKSHLLEHKTSDKKRSMSKTALVHERDELNVRLMLPYL encoded by the coding sequence ATGCCTAAACTCAAGACTCGTAAAGCCGCAGCGAAGCGATTCCGTGCCACAGGCACCGGTAAAATCGTCCGTCGGAAAGCTGGCAAAAGCCACCTTTTAGAACACAAAACTTCCGACAAAAAGCGTAGCATGTCCAAAACCGCCCTTGTACATGAACGCGATGAACTCAATGTACGCTTAATGCTCCCATATTTGTAA
- the rplT gene encoding 50S ribosomal protein L20 produces the protein MTRVKRGNVARKRRNKILKLAKGFRGSHSTLFRTANQQVMKALRSAYRDRKKKKRDFRRLWITRINAASRQHGLSYSQLIGNLKKADIQLNRKMLAQLAVLDPASFGKVAELASQAKG, from the coding sequence ATGACACGGGTAAAACGCGGTAATGTAGCTCGGAAGCGCCGCAATAAGATTCTCAAACTAGCTAAAGGTTTTCGCGGTTCTCACTCAACTCTGTTTAGAACTGCCAACCAACAAGTAATGAAGGCGCTACGGAGTGCCTACCGCGATCGCAAAAAGAAAAAGCGCGATTTTCGTCGCCTCTGGATTACCCGCATCAACGCTGCTTCAAGACAACACGGCTTGAGCTACAGTCAGTTGATCGGTAATTTGAAAAAAGCTGATATCCAACTAAATCGCAAGATGTTGGCACAATTGGCAGTCCTCGATCCAGCTAGCTTCGGCAAAGTTGCTGAACTAGCAAGTCAAGCTAAAGGATAA
- a CDS encoding transporter substrate-binding domain-containing protein, translating to MHNRCNRWQVISRLHLVLSAIIFWISCFSIVGTGFTASAAEMSEIQQRGYVTVAVKDNLRPLGFKDASGNLQGLEIDLAQRLALDLVGKADAVKLKPVANRDRLSVVLDKKVDFAIARVTATESRSRIVSFSVPYYLDGTALVTKNASVQQLSDLAKQKIAVLNNSSTIARVRYYVPNSELVGVNSYEEAREKIESNAAVAFAADATVLSGWVQQYPQYRLLPTKLSTEPLSVVMPKGLQYDELRRNINQAIARYLEQGWLQKRSEYWGLP from the coding sequence ATGCATAACAGATGTAACAGATGGCAAGTAATTTCTCGGTTACATCTGGTATTATCCGCCATCATTTTTTGGATATCTTGCTTTTCCATAGTGGGGACAGGATTCACTGCATCTGCCGCCGAAATGTCAGAAATTCAGCAGCGCGGTTATGTGACTGTTGCCGTCAAAGATAACTTGCGTCCCTTGGGATTTAAAGATGCCAGTGGCAATTTGCAAGGCTTAGAAATTGACTTGGCACAGCGATTAGCACTTGACTTGGTTGGGAAAGCAGATGCTGTCAAATTGAAACCTGTAGCGAATCGCGATCGCCTGTCTGTAGTCTTAGACAAGAAAGTTGATTTTGCGATCGCTAGGGTGACAGCAACCGAGTCACGTAGTCGCATAGTTAGTTTCAGTGTTCCCTACTATTTGGATGGCACTGCATTAGTTACAAAAAATGCCTCTGTGCAGCAGTTGAGCGATTTGGCAAAACAAAAAATTGCCGTCTTGAATAACTCCAGTACCATTGCTAGAGTTCGGTACTATGTGCCAAATTCTGAGTTAGTAGGAGTGAATTCTTATGAAGAAGCACGAGAGAAAATAGAAAGTAATGCCGCCGTAGCCTTTGCCGCAGATGCTACCGTTTTGAGCGGTTGGGTACAACAATATCCTCAATATCGGCTACTGCCAACTAAGCTATCAACAGAACCCTTGTCTGTAGTTATGCCCAAGGGATTGCAGTACGATGAATTAAGACGAAATATAAATCAAGCGATCGCTCGTTATTTAGAGCAAGGTTGGCTCCAGAAACGCTCTGAATATTGGGGTTTACCGTAA
- a CDS encoding tetratricopeptide repeat protein, giving the protein MDNSLAVVYLSILVLILTIAAVSVFRQIFKTRKIEGSFAKLRKKLEKEKGTTQEYYELASIYSEKKLYSQAIALFQKALKAAEEEGEENIAPIYNGLGYIYFTQEQYDLAIRQYKEALKSKPDYVTGLNNIGHAYEKKKLTTQALQSYEEALKLDPNNPIAKRRAESLRRLVSA; this is encoded by the coding sequence ATGGATAACAGTCTAGCCGTTGTTTATCTCTCAATTTTGGTGCTTATACTCACAATTGCAGCCGTGAGTGTTTTTCGCCAGATTTTCAAAACTCGCAAGATTGAAGGCTCCTTTGCAAAATTGCGAAAGAAGTTAGAGAAAGAAAAGGGTACGACTCAAGAATATTATGAGTTAGCCAGTATCTATTCAGAAAAAAAATTATATTCCCAAGCGATCGCGCTGTTTCAAAAAGCTTTGAAAGCTGCCGAAGAAGAGGGAGAAGAAAATATTGCCCCTATTTACAACGGGCTGGGTTATATTTATTTTACCCAAGAGCAATATGACCTCGCAATTCGTCAGTATAAAGAAGCCCTGAAATCTAAACCAGACTACGTAACAGGGTTAAATAATATCGGTCACGCTTACGAGAAGAAAAAATTAACTACTCAGGCTTTACAAAGCTACGAAGAAGCACTAAAGCTCGATCCAAATAACCCTATTGCTAAACGCCGTGCTGAATCTTTACGCCGTTTGGTTTCTGCGTAA